One Ignavibacterium album JCM 16511 genomic region harbors:
- a CDS encoding NAD(P)H-quinone oxidoreductase yields MKAILFDEPCTADKLYIGEFPKPEVGEEEILVEVKATALNRADILQRLGKYPPPTGASPILGLEIAGVVVEKGSKVFKWKTGDKVFGLIPGGGYAQYAVIHEEMAMRIPDRLSFEEAAAIPEAFLTSYQSIVWLAELKAGEFILIHAGASGVGTASIQLAREIGAKIIITASAEKHFICKELGAEVLIDYKSQNFKDVVMNSTNNYGVDVIIDFIGANYFNDNVESLTRDGRLILLATLSGGKVNEFDVRQILTKRLKIIGSTLRSRSLEYQIKLTKDFYNFAYEKIASGRIKPVIDKVYDWTDVTEAHKRMEENKNIGKIVLRIN; encoded by the coding sequence ATGAAAGCAATTTTGTTCGATGAACCATGTACCGCAGACAAACTTTACATTGGTGAATTTCCAAAGCCTGAAGTTGGTGAAGAAGAAATTCTTGTTGAAGTGAAAGCAACTGCACTTAATCGTGCTGATATACTACAACGGCTTGGTAAATATCCACCACCAACCGGAGCCAGTCCGATTCTTGGATTAGAAATTGCCGGTGTGGTAGTTGAGAAAGGTTCAAAAGTTTTTAAATGGAAAACAGGTGATAAAGTTTTTGGTTTAATTCCAGGTGGAGGTTATGCTCAGTATGCAGTCATTCACGAAGAGATGGCAATGCGAATTCCTGATAGACTAAGTTTTGAAGAAGCTGCTGCAATTCCCGAAGCATTTTTAACATCATATCAGTCAATTGTATGGCTTGCAGAACTCAAAGCCGGTGAGTTCATTCTCATTCACGCTGGTGCAAGTGGTGTTGGAACTGCTTCTATTCAGCTTGCGCGGGAAATCGGAGCTAAGATTATTATAACAGCTTCTGCTGAAAAACATTTTATCTGTAAAGAACTCGGAGCAGAAGTTTTAATTGATTACAAATCTCAGAATTTTAAAGATGTTGTGATGAACTCAACCAACAATTATGGTGTTGATGTAATAATAGATTTTATTGGTGCGAATTATTTTAACGATAATGTTGAATCACTTACCAGAGACGGAAGATTAATTTTACTAGCAACTCTATCCGGAGGAAAGGTAAATGAATTTGATGTGAGACAAATTCTTACAAAGCGTTTGAAAATTATTGGTTCAACATTACGCTCGAGATCACTTGAATATCAGATTAAGCTTACCAAAGATTTTTACAATTTTGCTTATGAAAAAATTGCTTCGGGTAGAATTAAGCCGGTTATTGATAAAGTTTATGACTGGACTGATGTAACCGAAGCACACAAAAGAATGGAAGAGAACAAAAATATCGGTAAGATTGTTCTAAGAATTAATTAA
- a CDS encoding SDR family oxidoreductase, whose protein sequence is MQIKDSVFIVTGGSAGIGKATAKMLIEKGGKVLITGRNKERLESVAKEIGALPVQADVAKEKDVMKTYDVLMKEFGKLDCLINNAGIGGKWEDVFSLSNQNFIDVYSVNVIGAALMAREAAKLFKLQNYGNIVNISSTAGTKGFANGTVYSSSKFALRGMTQCWQAELRKYNVRVILVNPSEVTTAFGNDERVERPEVKNKLRPIEIAHTIISSLEMDDRGFIPEVTVWATNPF, encoded by the coding sequence ATGCAAATTAAAGACAGCGTTTTCATTGTTACCGGCGGTAGTGCGGGAATTGGCAAAGCAACAGCAAAAATGTTAATTGAAAAAGGTGGTAAAGTTTTAATTACAGGTAGAAATAAAGAAAGGCTGGAATCTGTAGCAAAAGAAATTGGCGCTTTGCCTGTTCAGGCAGATGTTGCAAAAGAAAAAGATGTAATGAAAACTTATGATGTTTTAATGAAAGAATTTGGTAAACTCGATTGCCTTATTAACAATGCGGGAATTGGTGGTAAATGGGAAGATGTATTCAGTCTTTCTAATCAAAATTTTATTGATGTTTATTCCGTTAATGTTATCGGTGCTGCACTTATGGCGAGAGAAGCAGCAAAACTCTTTAAACTGCAGAATTATGGTAACATTGTTAACATCTCTTCAACAGCAGGTACAAAAGGTTTTGCAAATGGCACAGTTTATTCCTCATCCAAATTTGCTTTGCGTGGAATGACTCAATGCTGGCAGGCAGAGCTAAGAAAATATAATGTTCGGGTAATACTTGTTAACCCAAGCGAAGTAACAACTGCTTTTGGTAATGATGAAAGAGTTGAAAGACCCGAAGTGAAGAATAAACTTCGCCCAATAGAAATTGCGCACACGATTATTTCTTCTCTTGAGATGGACGACAGAGGGTTTATTCCCGAAGTAACTGTGTGGGCAACTAATCCGTTTTAA
- a CDS encoding NUDIX hydrolase gives MEKNLETFKWLEIAREIQQLSQTGLAFATNEYEKKRYTRLTEIVSEIIENQTQLEKESVHKYLMNHPGYATPKIDVRAAVIKDNQILLVQESTDKCWAMPGGWADVGDIPSQVAIRETKEESGFDVIPKKVIGVFDANRLGGHLELFHAFKIIFLCDLIGGKPQTSDETLDVKFFHLENLPPLSLNRTNEKHIEEIKLHLLDKNRPTYFD, from the coding sequence ATGGAGAAAAATTTAGAAACATTTAAATGGCTTGAGATTGCAAGAGAAATTCAGCAGCTTTCCCAAACAGGTTTGGCTTTTGCAACAAACGAATATGAAAAGAAAAGATATACAAGACTTACTGAAATTGTTTCTGAGATAATTGAAAATCAGACACAGCTTGAAAAAGAATCGGTTCATAAATATCTGATGAATCATCCGGGTTATGCAACACCAAAGATTGATGTCAGAGCTGCTGTAATAAAAGATAATCAGATTCTTCTGGTACAGGAATCAACTGATAAATGCTGGGCAATGCCCGGCGGCTGGGCTGATGTTGGCGATATTCCATCGCAGGTTGCAATCAGAGAAACAAAAGAAGAAAGCGGATTTGATGTAATTCCTAAAAAAGTTATAGGTGTCTTTGATGCTAACAGACTCGGTGGACATCTTGAACTTTTTCATGCATTCAAAATAATTTTTCTTTGTGATTTAATCGGTGGTAAGCCACAAACCAGCGATGAAACTCTGGATGTAAAGTTTTTTCATTTGGAAAATCTTCCACCACTTTCACTCAACAGAACGAATGAAAAACATATAGAAGAAATTAAACTTCATCTTTTGGATAAAAATCGTCCGACATACTTCGATTGA
- a CDS encoding tetratricopeptide repeat protein, translating into MLKKLLTFFLFINFISCSIFNQQYYENAYKEYSDGNYQTALYYLDEIIKENENVYEVFVLRSKVNLKLGNTEQAEKDIQRALELHEGYDAHFIMGKILFDKSDFSNALYHFSQSVKLNPKFTDGFLNRAYTYYKLNDFEKSIEDYEKVHELDPNSSVVFVNIGFIYGLTGRNDLAIEYYSKAITLNPNDFNAYYNRAGEYLTQRKNKEALTDLLSAYELDNKNTDLLFLIAETRTKLNDYQNAFNDYTKIILIDSLNSLAYYQRGLINIELKREKAACDDFKKAGELGYFEAYEQIKKHCSKKPPMKKKK; encoded by the coding sequence ATGTTAAAAAAACTATTAACATTTTTCCTTTTTATAAATTTTATCAGTTGCAGCATTTTTAATCAGCAATATTATGAAAATGCTTACAAGGAATATTCTGACGGAAATTATCAGACTGCCTTGTATTACCTGGATGAGATTATCAAAGAGAATGAAAATGTTTACGAAGTATTTGTATTAAGAAGTAAGGTAAATCTTAAACTTGGGAATACTGAACAGGCAGAAAAAGATATTCAGAGAGCATTAGAACTTCACGAAGGTTATGATGCGCATTTTATAATGGGAAAAATCCTTTTTGACAAATCTGATTTCAGTAATGCTCTTTATCATTTTTCGCAATCTGTTAAATTGAATCCAAAATTTACAGATGGATTTCTTAATCGTGCTTACACTTATTATAAACTTAATGACTTTGAAAAGTCAATTGAAGATTATGAAAAAGTTCACGAACTTGATCCGAACAGTTCTGTAGTATTCGTCAACATTGGATTTATCTATGGCCTGACAGGAAGAAACGATCTGGCAATTGAGTATTATTCAAAAGCAATAACACTTAATCCAAATGATTTCAATGCTTATTACAATCGTGCCGGTGAATATCTGACTCAAAGAAAAAACAAAGAAGCACTGACAGATTTATTAAGTGCTTATGAGCTTGATAACAAAAACACCGATTTACTGTTTCTGATTGCTGAAACACGAACAAAGCTGAATGATTATCAGAATGCATTTAATGACTATACTAAAATTATCTTGATTGATTCACTCAATTCACTTGCATATTATCAGCGTGGACTAATTAATATTGAATTGAAAAGAGAAAAAGCAGCGTGCGATGATTTTAAGAAAGCCGGTGAACTTGGTTACTTTGAAGCTTATGAACAAATAAAAAAGCATTGTTCAAAAAAACCACCTATGAAAAAGAAGAAATAA
- a CDS encoding 4Fe-4S dicluster domain-containing protein: MAVFITDDCISCNACEVECPNNAIYNAGDPWILGGESHDPLNDEHTYIAPDKCTECVGFYDSPQCIPACPSDAIIMDPNRQETKEQLMAKKEYLDKVGR, translated from the coding sequence ATGGCAGTATTTATTACGGATGACTGTATTTCCTGCAACGCCTGCGAAGTTGAATGTCCGAACAACGCAATTTACAATGCAGGTGATCCCTGGATTCTTGGTGGCGAGTCACACGATCCGTTAAATGATGAACACACATACATTGCACCTGATAAGTGTACTGAATGTGTCGGTTTCTATGATTCACCGCAATGTATTCCTGCTTGTCCTTCGGATGCAATAATAATGGACCCGAACAGACAGGAAACAAAAGAACAGCTAATGGCTAAAAAAGAATATCTGGATAAAGTGGGAAGATAA